The following proteins are co-located in the Actinomycetota bacterium genome:
- a CDS encoding helix-turn-helix domain-containing protein, with translation MESFSALLRRGRAATGLGYQRIAELVGRSPATIRNWERGKSRPIDPEVVVALAAVLDISEEELLSAAGLAVESPAGAFADLVPSDLGQDALEEEKTEDVLDESASDVPEPEELLDQSLPAAAAIATSVEPETGHEEQLAWDTSEPEPALPRPAEEVETVVAAEPEIVSEGTQGASRLASHRPVPPAPRPAVLVPPTVATTEPSYLEDGRQMMTYRVRAALTVAVGALLLLFLEWGLRGLGASLKGILGGLGP, from the coding sequence CCACGGGACTCGGCTATCAGCGGATAGCCGAGTTGGTCGGGCGTTCACCGGCGACGATCCGCAACTGGGAACGTGGCAAGAGCAGACCGATCGATCCCGAGGTCGTGGTGGCGCTGGCAGCGGTGCTCGACATTTCGGAGGAGGAGTTGCTGTCGGCCGCCGGACTCGCCGTCGAGTCGCCGGCGGGCGCGTTCGCCGACCTGGTGCCGTCCGACTTGGGGCAGGACGCTCTCGAAGAAGAGAAGACCGAGGATGTGCTCGATGAGTCGGCGTCGGATGTACCCGAACCGGAGGAACTCCTTGACCAGAGTCTGCCTGCTGCCGCGGCGATCGCCACGTCTGTGGAGCCTGAGACAGGGCATGAGGAGCAGCTCGCCTGGGACACGTCGGAGCCTGAGCCGGCTTTGCCGAGACCGGCCGAGGAGGTCGAGACGGTCGTCGCCGCCGAACCGGAGATCGTGTCCGAGGGAACGCAGGGTGCAAGCCGTCTTGCCTCTCATCGCCCGGTGCCTCCAGCACCGCGTCCGGCAGTGCTTGTCCCGCCCACTGTCGCCACCACCGAGCCTTCCTACCTCGAAGATGGCCGCCAAATGATGACATATCGGGTGCGAGCCGCCCTGACCGTTGCCGTCGGTGCCCTCCTGTTGTTGTTCCTCGAGTGGGGCCTGCGCGGGCTGGGGGCCTCTCTCAAGGGGATCCTTGGTGGGCTCGGCCCTTGA